Below is a window of Pochonia chlamydosporia 170 chromosome 7, whole genome shotgun sequence DNA.
ATTGATTTCCTTCAAGTTATCACCTCGAGGGTCTTTTACTGGAGGGGGCTATTTGGACACGTCGTAGCTATCGAGACTTtcgaagcaaacaaaaaaCGCCCAGAGTTCCAAGTATTGCGTTCGGATCATCGGAGCAAGGGAGAAATATTGCCGGAATATAGAGTCCTGCCATAAATGCATAGTCTTCAGtgtctctcttctttatAAGCAAACCAACGATGTAAGACAATATTTGGGTAAGGGTTAACTCTTACCTAAATACTATGAGTTGTCTGAATTAGAGGTGGCTATTCGAGAAGATAGTTAGCTCTGAGATCAAAGAAGCGAGTTCTCGTCCGCATGACAGGGCAAATGGGATTGTTAGTGGACAGTGTGTTTGATTGGGCAAGGCATTGGCAGATTCAGCTGGGTTGGTTTCCAGGATTCAGGGGTTTCGATGTACGCTAACAACGTGTGTGAACCAGGATTCGCATGACCCCTGGCATCATTGTGGCAATATCGAGCTCCCGCTTCCCAGTTCCATTTTCCACATTAGGGATATCAAGGTAGATTAGGACTGACAAGATTCTTGGAGACTAGCCTCTATCTGCCACAACATGAACCCGTGTGCAGCAAAATGAAGCCATGAAGTCGTGAAGTCGTGAACATAACATTTCTTGTCACATTTCTGGTAAACAAGACAGGGACCGTGACATAATTGCATTCATGGATCAGCAATCAGGTACACTCCAAACAGCTCTCCAGCTGATAATTGGCTAGTCCTAGTCAAAATAAACCCCTCAACGTGCAAAAAGCTCCGGTAGCGTTCTGCTGCTTGTTCCAAAGGTGCATTACTTCGGCGATGCGTTGTGCCAAGCTCGTATTATGTGGTGTGGATTACGTGACCACTTCAAGCAGTTCATTACTGTTTGGCATGGGTAATTTCTTTCAGACATAACATATTGCCCATACCCAAGACTCCCGGGACTTTGGTATGAACGGGCGTGTTTCATGCGGAAATAAGGTCTAGATACATCCTGTCAGCAAGTTCCCGAGGCTGGATCTGCGAGTCGAATATATGAAGCTTCACCCGAGATGGGACGCTAAGAAATAAACCAAACTCCGTAACAATATCCCCATCCAGTCAAGACGTTGCAAGTTTCTCGCCATAGTCAAAGGAAACTATAATCAACTCAACGCTCAGCAATGTACATCATTTCCGCTGTCGATAGATGTGGCACGGTATCTCTGCACTTGGAAAATTTGAAAATGTGTTTGTTCATGTTGTCAGTCCGGGCTTGTTGCTAATGGGACCATGCGCCATTATACCGCCATCTACGCGCTTCAGCTAAAACTGATTGTTTCATGGCAGATTAACGCTTCGATGGACATATCCCACTCACGCCAGGGAGGGTTGCCACCAACGCGGATGCTGTGGAAAGGCTCATCGTCTGTTCGTTTCTTGGGCTACTTGTTGACTATACACGGTGACACTCTGCAGGCTCATGGCTACCTAGTACCTTATTAGAGCACCTTGGACCAGACTACCCACCTAGGTAAGTAGTTAAGGTTGAAGACAAACACGGCTCAGCAAGTGCTCCCGTTAACTGCCACGTGCCATGAACAGTACATGTACAGCCAGAGTTcgcaccaccaaagctaaGTATGTACTTACTTGAGTACAGGCACTAGGACTTTGAGCAGATACCCAGGTGGTAGTTTGTGACGCCTGGTGACTCAAAAGCCGACTGTAAGTGGGTCGGGGAACATGACTTTGAGTGGCGGCCCAAGTTTGTCATGCATGATCGATGTCGGTTCCTGCGTGGATGCGTGACTGTGGAAACCTTGGGTGTTGGGGGCTGTAAACGATCCAATTGGACCCGCATGCTTGCCCGGGACCCCCAAGTCAATTGGATGGTGTGTGTGCCTTGCATGCATaatacatacctaggtacatacATTCTCCGCGCACACATACATAAGTGCACAAACCCATTGACATGAGACCGGATTGGCTCAGATAATGCAGCAGCCTGAAGAAGGCCTGGCGATAGATATGCTATCGGGGGCCGACAAGACACGAACATGTATGGAGGAAATTACAATACAAGCTACCGGGGTCCGGACGCGGCCATTCCGAACGAGCAGTGCCTTGATGGAATTGAAATCTAGAATCTCGATCCGATCTCAGATCTCTCAATTTCTGGTAATGCCAACCtagtacctacctaggtaggtaggtagataCTTGACGGGGGGAAAGAGCACGGTGATCTGTGCTTGGGGGGCCAGAGAGCCGGAAATACCTGTAAGACATGACCCTACTTAGATGGACCTTTCTCAAATGCCAGTTGGGTCTTGACCAGACTAGACCTCCACATCTGCTTGCTCCAATGTTGCGTGCTTAGGTACACGGGTAAGGCTTGAAGCCTGAGAGATAGATGTAGCGACAGGCCTGTGCCCAAGACATGACTGGCGGTGCAAAGAGTCCACACACAAAACCCGATCAAAAATCTATGTTTCAATTTGCTTGACATCTTGACAGGACCATCTGGCTTACTGTACCATAGTAGCGGGTCAGCATGGAGGcacttggtggtgatgcctGTTGCACAATCGGGCTGGAGTCACTCTATTTGTCTCGATGTCGCCGTTTGGAGCCAAAATGCCTGGATCAACTATATTTCAGGAAATGCAGCGTTGTAAAGTCTCTCACACCGGCACCGGCCCTTGCATCACAGGGCTCGTCCACGTGCACAACGTAAACTATAATTATTTGAATTTGACATCCATTATTTAAAGATTTCCCCCCTATTAGGCTTCCGGCCCGCTCGCTTTTTGAGTCTACGGAGGAAGGCGAGACTTGCTGGAGCGTTAGAAAAACAGCTTGACTGCTAGGAACAAACTTTCAAGTGTCAGGTAAGAGGAGAGATCTAGTCCTAGTGCTATATATCTGATGATAATATACATGTAAAGAGAAGTCAAGTACACTTATACCAAATGGTGACTAACATTGGCGCAACTTTCCAGCTTCCCAGACCTTATTTATTGTTTGCATTCTAAAGTGGTTTCACCCGTGACATGCAATGATGCATGGGATGGGACTTGTTGTTGTGTGTCCTTTGACCACCCTAGggctctctctctctctcccccTCTCTctttaaaaaaaaaaattctCTTCCTCCCCTTCACTTCCCCCGTCTCGCTTTCTGGTCCTTTCCCTTCTGTTTCTAGCTGCGACGCAAACCAAGAATCATCAAGCCCCAACTGCATCGTCATATGGGCAGCCATGACTTTAGCCCACCAGACTAAGCTCGACGCAACATGGACCGTTTGTCTCGtacattgacatggaacatCTGGACGCCTCACGCCACACAGGCCCCAGGCCCCAGAACTCTTGAGTGCTCTTCCTCTGCAAGCTTCTTGGCTGGTCGACCCACATGGAAGAGGGGTGGTTGTCCGCGTCCGGCCGGCTACCGAGGAACCGCCATTAACCAGGTAATCTCGAGACAAGCTACGGAGTAAGGTCCCAGTCTGTTTGCAATTGACGATCTGGGCAGATGTGGACGAGGGGACGCTGACAGGGCTTAGGTGTCGGCGATGTTGCAATGTGTTGATAGCGCCGTTTGTACTCCCTCATAGAAAGATTTGCATTGTTAGCCCAGGTTGATGGTCTCTTGCAACCAGAATGGTCAACAGACCAGTCAACTGGTAGGATaagagatgggatgggggAGGCAAAGGCTTGGAGAGCAAGACGTCTAGACCGACCGATTACCACGCGGCACAACACCAGGGCGATCAATCCAGCGCCAAAGGACCGTAATTACCCACCATCATTCTCCTCATGAGCTCCCGCTTTAAGTtgtgggaggaggatgcaATGAGTCGATGAATTGATGTTGGCCTCTCGGGCTCTTCTGCTGCTCATTCTCCACTTCCAGTGCCACATTCTGAAGCCGCCTCCAATAAAACCTGCCCATCAATCGTGTGCAGAAATGTGCTAAGCCTCGATGTGCAGCTGTTTTGCGCCCTCAGCTGTGAATCAGTCCAGACACTCCAGTCGTTGATGCCCCAGTTCTTGGGGCCAGCGACATCCCATGTCtggacttcaatgttgcccttTGCTACGTCGACACTGGATCGTCCAGCTAGCATCGACCCGCCTTGCCCCTCGTCgctcaagccaccagacccatATGTAGTCTTTCAATTCTGGTTACCGGCCAGAGTACGGAGAACATGTCTGAGCCAAACACTCACTGCTCATGCCTCCATGGAATCTCATTTTGAGCCAAATAATGTATGATGGCGCTAATTCTAAACGAACCTCACTGATTACCCTGCAAAAAAACCTCTCTTGACAAGTAGATGGAACTTAGGCTTGTGGCACGATCAAATTCTGGTACCTCATTTTATATGGGAGAGGTACTGGTTGGGTGAGTGCTTTCAACTTAAAAATATCTGATTGGACAAACAGCGAAGGGACGCCGTCCTCAGCACCTAGCCTCCACCACAGTTCAATTTCAATCATTGATCCCGATACCAGAAGCATCATGCATGCCCACATACAAACTGCACGCTCTTGACCCTAGCACCTCCACAGGGCGAGCCCAAGTGAGCCTCACGTATCTTTAACTTGGAAAGAGGGCCGGACTTGGTTTGCGAGTGGCCTTACAGCAGACTCGTGGTCAGAAATTTGCTCCTCAAGCCCATCTGCTTGGGAATAAATTATTACTAGGCAACGTTTCTATGGCCGAAGACGGAAATGTTGTGCTGCAAACTGGGGAACATGTCAAGTGATGGGTACCAGACTTTATTAGATGAAAACTTGTGCCAATGGACAGAGGAAGCACATGTCGGCCCCATTTTTCCCCCAAGCATTGAGGAACTACCTGCATCAGGGTTTATATTGATTGGGGAACCGTATGTCAttttttccccttccttttagCGTTTCTAATAAAAATATGACTCTCAATGCCTCACCCAAGATTCTGTCCCGAGCGCTTGTACATCTATTCTTTATGGATAATTCAGCACGAGAGTCCAAGAACTGCCTGATCCGACCTCGAGTTACCTGGCGGACAGTCACATTAGGTACATACTTGACACATTGTGTCGTGGAGTCAGTCTAAGCCCTTAGTTAAGACCAAAGGGGCAGTAGCATATACCGTACCAGTCTATCCTATTAAAATCTTCCACAAGTCGCCATTTCTAATGTTTCCCGAATCCGAGTTTGTGAATCTTTCCTCATCACACAAGGCATTCGACGCGGGGTGCATTGTGACAACTTTTTGATAATGCTGGTGGAGCGAGCATGCGGCACTGGTGCTAAATGCTgctccaccagacacttcagACGTCCatgactggtctggtgttgtctggcactgggtgctttcaatgttcaatgttctgcaCACCCGGCTTGGTATTAGGTTCACTCCCCCAGGACACACCCCCCTGGACAACCAGGTGCTACACCTTTTCCGGCACTCACGGGTATAGCCAGGATGAACCTGCACAACCGAGTGCGTCTGGTAGCTCGGAGCCTGCTTCGAGTCTGGTCAGAGTGGAAGACCACTAGCCCCCTTGCGCATTCGCtcttggaacattgaagccgaaTGTCGAGcctggtactccgtacttggGCCGGAGCCTTCTCGACAGCTGGGAACGCTTCGAAGTTGCTAAgctaggtacctagtagtCGGCAATCGGTGGTGCGAATTGCCCAATGCTCTTCAATGCTTCGTCTAGTTCGTTGCATGCagtcagtccatgtctgtctgtctgtctgtctgtctgtctgtccGCCTGTCCCTCTTGGGCCGATCTTGCCGACTTACACCACCGCAAAGCAGCGCTTCAAAACTCCAGCTCTTTGCAAGACTGGATACACGAAATGAACCAGATCCTCACTAGTTCAATCGTTGGCTATTTCGGCTGTTCGTTCCATCATCCTCACATGCGCCTCATTGGCCTTTGATACAACTACTCCGAGCTCTTCGTCTGTTAAATCGCCAACCAGGCCAAGCTATTTCACCACAAAGCAGCCACGGCACATTGATTGCTCATCGGCACCACCCCATCACCTCATGCTAGCAATGCTGCGGAGAAATTCACCAAGCCACAAGATCACAGTGTGCATCGAGTTACTCTGACACCACTGTCGGGCTTAAAAATACCGTCAGAAGTTTGTGTACGTCGCCTGCCAACTCTGAGATCCTCCGTCGTCGAATCACAAGGCGGACCTACGCCTCGCCAAACTTAATACTCGATCCAATCCCATTAAGGTCGGCGCCCTGTCTTTATCTATCCATTTCTGTCCTCGTCTGTTCGTCCAAGCTGTCCCTTGCCCGGCCCAATCCCCCGTGGATAGGCAATCACCCGCCAACCTCCGTCTTCCCGCATCTTTGGCGCCTCTTTCTTCCCATCGGCTCAAACTTACATCTCTTTTCTATCCTTAGCATTGGGAATCTAAGAAACACGAAACTTGGAAGCACGAGGCCGCCCTGTCATAGCACGCACGTCTAGAGTCAATCCGACGCCGTCCGCTTCCCACTAGGTCCCTCTAAACCCAACAGCACCCCCCTCTGCCCCTTCAAGCCACGCCTACTCGCAGGCCTTCAGTCTTTTCTTGACCGTCTTCCGACTTCGATTTCTTTTCGCCAGCATATatcttcctcctctctgCTGTGGCTCTCTTTCTGGCTTCTTGGCTCCTCAACCCTtctctccccttccttttccccTTTTACTACTTCTCGCTTCATCCTACCCactttctccttctttctctcctcgTCACCATAGTCCCTTCCTCCTTCTACTCCTTCTACTGTAGATTCTTCAGACTTTTTATTGTTCCCTTCAAGGGGGAATCACCAAAATCGAACCGGAAACAGAatcatcctcgtcaccaGATTAACTTGGTTCGCTGGCAGTGGTATCATTTGTTTGGTCACTGCTTCTGCAGAGGCTTCTCGAGGCGTCCAGACTTTTGGATTGCTCTGGACTTCAACCCGCAACAATCTCCAAGGCACGgtcatcaccacctccttcGGGGGTTAAGATTTTAGTTGTGGGAAGCTTAGCAGCGTTATGTCGAATCAATCCAACCCCCTTCGCCCTACCTTTGAGGGCCTCGTTGCTTCCACTTTTGATTCCCTGATTCTCTTTGAGGCTTGCCTGGATGGTCGTCTGACCCATGTTCCTCGCCGACCTCATGATCGAGAACGCCAGGATCTTATCAAGAGCGGCAATGTCTTCATCTACGAGGAACACGCCTCCGGGATCAAACGATGGACTGATGGTGTCTCTTGGAGCCCCAGTCGTATTCTCGGCAATTTTCTTATTTATCGTGAGCTGGAGAAGCCCTTTCCTCCTGGGGAAAAGAAGCGAGCTCTGAAGCGAAAGAAGTGTCCCCCGGGAGGTATTGGAAAGGCCGATACGACCTCACATCTAAACatggctggctttggctcATCCGCTGCCATGGATAGTGTCAACGTCAAGGATACTGAGAGGGCATTGATCGGATCATTGATTGACTCGTACCCCTTCAAGCCTGGGGGCCTCGTCAAAAAGACTATCAGCATAACGTATCAGGGGATCCCTCATCATCTCGTCAGCTACTACAATGTCGACGACGCGGCAGCTGGAAACCTCACTACTCCGTCGCGAAGCTTTGATTACCGTCGTTATCATCCTCGGAATGAACTCATCATGTCTCAAAATTTCCGTGCTCCTATCGACGAAGTTCAATTCGGTCCGGACGATGAAGGTGGTTCCTCCACCTTTCTCGCATCTTTGGTACCAGGCTTTGCAGGTGGTTCATATGGTCATATGCCTCGAGATATGTCCATGGCCGGATTTCACCCTCCAGTCTCGGCCCCATACCCATCTCCTTACACTTaccaaccacaacaaccTCACTACTTGACCGGCATGGCTCCGTCCATCCAGGCCCAGATGCTGCAAGCACCTCCCACCTCAATGCCATCCTCGTTGGGCTCTTCTGTGCCGGCATCAGTACCGCCCTCTGTCTCTCCAGCGATGCCATCCAGCGCACCAGCCATGGCCTACACCCCCCAGCCACATGGAAATTATTCATACGGCCCTCACAGGACCTCCCGTTTCGGCTCCAGCGCTGGCATGGCAGGTGAATTCCCGCGAACTATGTCGCTACATGAACCGGCAAGACGAAACTCGGCGTTTGAGCTCACACACACCACGGAActggcttcaatgcctctTGGGTCGGTTCCCGAAACTAGACCTACCGCGAGCGGTAATGCATATGTTAGTCAGGGCTCATACTATGATCCCCAGCGAACCGGCCCGGTTACGGGTCAGGACGAGCAGGCGTTTGCGCATCTACGACCGATGAAACAAGATGCTGATGCCTTGACCGGGGCAGAGCCTGGGAACCAGCAATTCAACATGGACCAAGCCTCGAATGAGTGGACTCTTGCACAACCCGATAGCTCGCATGATTTGCAATACTTTGGCAATAATTCAAACGGTAACTCCGATTCCGACCAGTGGCCTGGGGGTTCCGGCGACATTGGCCGCTCTCAGTCTTTTCATTGAGAATCTTACCGAAGAAACGTCCGCTTGCCAGCGGGTTTCGCTGCCAATGCGGCCCAGGAGTGAGATCCCGCGTGATTCTCCGGCCTCTACCACTCCCATAGTGGGCTGGTTCCTTTTTcttatttttattttgtgCTTTTTGATCCTCGTCCC
It encodes the following:
- a CDS encoding Gti1/Pac2 family protein (similar to Metarhizium acridum CQMa 102 XP_007808232.1): MSNQSNPLRPTFEGLVASTFDSLILFEACLDGRLTHVPRRPHDRERQDLIKSGNVFIYEEHASGIKRWTDGVSWSPSRILGNFLIYRELEKPFPPGEKKRALKRKKCPPGGIGKADTTSHLNMAGFGSSAAMDSVNVKDTERALIGSLIDSYPFKPGGLVKKTISITYQGIPHHLVSYYNVDDAAAGNLTTPSRSFDYRRYHPRNELIMSQNFRAPIDEVQFGPDDEGGSSTFLASLVPGFAGGSYGHMPRDMSMAGFHPPVSAPYPSPYTYQPQQPHYLTGMAPSIQAQMLQAPPTSMPSSLGSSVPASVPPSVSPAMPSSAPAMAYTPQPHGNYSYGPHRTSRFGSSAGMAGEFPRTMSLHEPARRNSAFELTHTTELASMPLGSVPETRPTASGNAYVSQGSYYDPQRTGPVTGQDEQAFAHLRPMKQDADALTGAEPGNQQFNMDQASNEWTLAQPDSSHDLQYFGNNSNAHITHKQKADGKRLSTQSNRPPQTEIDQAKTETQLQAKRSNSRVVDQGTEEVIHEDIYTIPNILTFTRLVAAPVVGYLVLHDSYSWAVGLFAYAGITDLLDGWIARKWNCKTVVGTVIDPMADKALMTVLTICLAAKGALPLWVATIILGRDVGLGIAAIYYRWISLPPPKTFSRYWDFSLPSAEVRPTTISKYNTFLQLGLVGLTTAAPLIHADLTSTLTVLQYVVAATTVWSGASYIFTKDAVKILK